Proteins encoded in a region of the Anoxybacillus amylolyticus genome:
- a CDS encoding NADH-quinone oxidoreductase subunit D, with the protein MLRTEEMLLNVGPQHPSTHGVFRLVLKIDGEIIKEATPVIGYLHRGTEKIAENLQYTQIIPYTDRMDYLSAMTNNYVICHAVETMMGIEVPERAEYLRVLAMELGRIASHLVWWGTYLLDIGAISPFLYAFREREMIINLLNELSGARLTFNYMRVGGVKWDAPDGWIEKVKEFVPYMRKQLAGYHELVTGNEIFRHRVIGVGKYTKEEALNYSLSGVNLRCTGVKWDLRKNEPYSIYDRFDFDVPVREEGDCFARYECRLAEMEESLKIIEQACEQFPKDGEIMAKVPRIIKAPPGEAFVRIESPRGEIGCYIASDGKKEPYRLKFRRPSFYNLQILPKLLQGENIANLIAILGAIDIVLGEVDG; encoded by the coding sequence ATGCTTCGGACGGAAGAAATGCTGTTGAACGTAGGACCACAACATCCGAGCACGCACGGCGTCTTTCGCCTCGTGTTAAAAATCGATGGAGAAATTATTAAAGAAGCTACACCGGTCATCGGGTATCTTCATCGAGGAACGGAAAAAATTGCGGAAAATTTACAATATACACAAATCATTCCTTATACTGACCGAATGGACTATTTGTCAGCGATGACGAACAACTACGTCATTTGCCACGCCGTCGAAACGATGATGGGCATTGAAGTGCCGGAGCGGGCAGAATATTTGCGTGTTTTGGCGATGGAACTCGGTCGGATTGCGAGCCACCTCGTTTGGTGGGGAACGTATTTATTAGACATCGGTGCCATTAGCCCGTTTTTATATGCGTTCCGCGAGCGGGAGATGATTATCAACTTGCTAAACGAGTTATCAGGAGCGCGCTTGACGTTTAACTACATGCGCGTTGGTGGCGTGAAATGGGATGCGCCGGACGGCTGGATTGAGAAAGTAAAAGAGTTTGTGCCATATATGCGCAAACAGCTGGCGGGATACCATGAGCTCGTAACTGGAAACGAAATTTTTCGCCATCGCGTTATTGGTGTCGGCAAATATACGAAAGAAGAAGCGCTTAACTATTCGTTAAGCGGCGTCAATTTGCGCTGCACCGGCGTGAAATGGGACCTTCGCAAAAACGAACCGTACTCGATTTACGATCGGTTTGATTTTGATGTTCCAGTGCGCGAAGAAGGCGACTGCTTTGCTCGCTATGAATGCCGCTTGGCGGAAATGGAAGAATCGCTCAAAATTATTGAGCAAGCATGTGAGCAGTTTCCGAAAGATGGAGAAATTATGGCGAAAGTGCCACGCATTATTAAAGCGCCACCAGGGGAGGCGTTCGTCCGCATCGAATCGCCGCGTGGCGAAATAGGTTGCTATATTGCGAGCGACGGAAAAAAAGAGCCGTACCGCTTGAAGTTCCGTCGGCCATCGTTTTATAACTTGCAAATACTCCCGAAATTATTACAAGGTGAAAATATTGCGAACTTAATTGCGATTCTTGGGGCGATTGATATTGTGCTCGGGGAGGTAGATGGTTGA
- a CDS encoding F0F1 ATP synthase subunit B, with protein MNTFLLGAAEHHTGINSGDIIFQLLMFVILLALLRKYAFGPLMGIMKQREEHIANEIEQAEKHHQEAKKLAEEQRALLKQARQEAQALMENARKLGEEQKEQIVAAARAEAERLKETAKKEIEREKEQAVAALREQVASLSVLIASKVIEKELTEQDQAKLINEYIQEVGEGR; from the coding sequence ATGAATACGTTTTTATTAGGCGCTGCCGAGCATCATACGGGCATTAATAGCGGCGATATCATTTTCCAATTGCTTATGTTTGTCATCTTATTAGCATTGCTCCGAAAATATGCGTTTGGTCCATTAATGGGCATTATGAAACAACGCGAAGAGCATATTGCTAATGAAATTGAACAGGCAGAAAAACATCATCAAGAAGCGAAAAAGCTTGCAGAAGAACAACGAGCATTGTTAAAACAGGCGCGCCAAGAAGCGCAAGCGCTAATGGAAAATGCTCGCAAGCTTGGCGAAGAGCAAAAAGAACAAATCGTTGCGGCTGCCCGCGCGGAAGCGGAACGCTTAAAAGAAACAGCGAAAAAAGAAATCGAGCGCGAAAAAGAGCAAGCAGTCGCTGCTTTGCGTGAGCAGGTGGCTTCTTTATCCGTACTTATTGCATCGAAAGTGATTGAAAAAGAATTGACAGAACAAGATCAAGCGAAGCTGATTAACGAGTACATTCAAGAGGTAGGAGAAGGGCGATGA
- a CDS encoding F0F1 ATP synthase subunit epsilon, translating into MKTIKVSVVTPDGPVYEADVEMVSTKAKSGELGILPGHIPLVAPLEIGSVRLKKDGKTEFIAISGGFLEVRPDKVTVLAQAAERAEDIDVARAKAAKERAERRLQAKQDNIDFKRAELALRRAINRLDIAGKR; encoded by the coding sequence ATGAAGACGATTAAAGTCAGTGTCGTTACTCCTGATGGCCCGGTTTATGAAGCGGACGTCGAAATGGTCAGCACAAAAGCGAAAAGCGGGGAGCTCGGGATTTTGCCAGGGCACATTCCGCTTGTCGCTCCGCTCGAAATCGGATCAGTGCGCCTGAAAAAAGACGGAAAAACGGAATTTATCGCTATCAGCGGCGGCTTTTTAGAAGTCCGTCCGGATAAAGTAACTGTATTGGCGCAGGCGGCCGAACGAGCAGAAGATATCGACGTCGCTCGTGCGAAAGCAGCGAAAGAGCGTGCGGAACGACGCTTGCAAGCAAAGCAGGACAATATCGATTTCAAACGAGCAGAACTTGCGCTACGACGTGCCATTAACCGGTTAGATATTGCCGGAAAACGATAA
- the atpD gene encoding F0F1 ATP synthase subunit beta, which translates to MTKGRVLQVMGPVVDVKFESGHLPAIYNALKIQHKARNENEVDVDLTLEVALHLGDDTVRTIAMASTDGLIRGMEVIDTGAPISVPVGDVTLGRVFNVLGEPIDLGEEIPAEARRDSIHRPAPKFEQLSTQVEILETGIKVVDLLAPYIKGGKIGLFGGAGVGKTVLIQELINNIAQEHGGISVFAGVGERTREGNDLYHEMKDSGVINKTAMVFGQMNEPPGARMRVALTGLTMAEYFRDEQGQDVLFFIDNIFRFTQAGSEVSALLGRMPSAVGYQPTLATEMGQLQERITSTAVGSVTSIQAIYVPADDYTDPAPATTFAHLDATTNLERKLSEMGIYPAVDPLASTSRALSPEIVGEEHYQVARKVQQTLQRYKELQDIIAILGMDELSEEDKLVVHRARRIQFFLSQNFHVAEQFTGQPGSYVPVKETVRGFKEILEGKYDHLPEDAFRLVGRIEEVVEKARKMGVEV; encoded by the coding sequence ATGACAAAAGGACGCGTTCTTCAAGTTATGGGTCCAGTTGTAGACGTGAAGTTCGAAAGCGGACATCTTCCTGCGATTTACAACGCCCTTAAAATCCAACATAAAGCGCGTAACGAAAACGAAGTCGACGTAGACTTAACATTAGAAGTGGCCCTTCACCTTGGGGATGACACTGTTCGTACGATCGCGATGGCATCAACGGACGGTCTTATTCGCGGCATGGAAGTGATCGACACAGGAGCGCCAATTTCTGTTCCAGTAGGGGACGTGACGCTTGGTCGCGTATTTAACGTATTAGGGGAGCCAATTGATTTAGGCGAAGAAATTCCAGCGGAGGCGCGCCGCGACTCAATTCACCGTCCAGCGCCAAAATTTGAACAGCTTTCGACACAAGTTGAAATTTTAGAAACAGGGATTAAAGTTGTCGACCTTCTTGCGCCATACATTAAAGGTGGAAAAATCGGTTTGTTTGGCGGTGCAGGGGTAGGAAAAACGGTTTTAATCCAAGAGTTGATTAACAACATCGCGCAAGAGCACGGCGGTATTTCCGTATTCGCGGGCGTTGGAGAACGTACGCGTGAAGGAAACGACTTGTACCATGAAATGAAAGACTCTGGCGTTATCAATAAAACAGCGATGGTATTCGGTCAGATGAACGAGCCACCTGGAGCGCGGATGCGCGTTGCGTTGACAGGGTTGACGATGGCAGAATACTTCCGTGATGAACAAGGACAAGACGTATTGTTCTTCATCGACAACATCTTCCGCTTCACGCAAGCAGGTTCGGAAGTTTCGGCGTTATTAGGACGCATGCCGTCTGCCGTAGGTTATCAGCCAACGCTTGCGACAGAAATGGGTCAATTGCAAGAGCGGATTACGTCGACAGCCGTCGGTTCGGTTACGTCGATTCAAGCGATTTACGTACCAGCGGACGACTATACAGACCCAGCACCAGCGACAACGTTCGCACACTTAGATGCAACAACAAACTTAGAGCGTAAATTATCAGAGATGGGGATTTATCCAGCGGTTGACCCGCTTGCATCGACATCTCGTGCGCTTTCCCCAGAAATCGTTGGGGAAGAGCATTACCAAGTAGCGCGCAAAGTGCAACAAACGTTGCAACGCTATAAAGAATTGCAAGACATTATCGCAATTCTTGGGATGGACGAGCTTTCTGAGGAAGACAAACTTGTCGTTCACCGTGCTCGCCGTATCCAATTCTTCTTATCGCAAAACTTCCACGTTGCGGAGCAGTTCACTGGTCAACCAGGTTCTTACGTACCAGTAAAAGAAACCGTCCGCGGCTTTAAAGAAATTTTAGAAGGAAAATATGACCATCTTCCAGAAGATGCTTTCCGTTTAGTGGGCCGCATTGAAGAAGTTGTGGAAAAAGCGAGAAAAATGGGCGTAGAAGTTTAA
- a CDS encoding NADH-quinone oxidoreductase subunit C, with translation MSEEKDIQQRKKEAAERAKQLARERLAAKQAGGETEQTLEAKADATDDVELAKKKAAAAAKAKAAALAKQKAAEEAGAEESESDDVELAKKKAAAAAKAKAAALAKQKAAEQPGAEESESDDVELAKKKAAAAAKAKAAALAKQKAAEQPGAEESESDDVELAKKKAAAAAKAKAAALAKQKAAGQAEGEENASDDIALAKQKAIAAAKAKAAALAKQKASAQGEGGEEDVAAAKAKAIAAAKAKAAAAAKAKAAGEAEAPKQSEAPSPNQPLLDKYVKVIKEHLGEEVLEDAYINRLSKDVPTLVAKKDTYFKVAQFLKYNEQLGFDYLSELHGTDFQTHMEVYVHLYSYKNNQAVALKVKIDRNEPEIDSLVPLWQGANWPECEAYDLLGIRFNGHPNLIRIFLGEQWVGHPLRKDYVPYDMEV, from the coding sequence ATGAGTGAGGAAAAAGATATACAGCAACGGAAAAAAGAAGCGGCTGAACGGGCGAAACAGTTAGCGCGCGAACGGCTAGCTGCGAAACAAGCGGGCGGCGAAACTGAACAGACGCTCGAAGCAAAAGCGGACGCAACGGACGACGTGGAATTAGCGAAGAAAAAAGCGGCAGCAGCAGCGAAAGCAAAAGCGGCGGCGCTAGCGAAGCAAAAAGCAGCGGAAGAAGCAGGCGCTGAAGAAAGTGAGTCGGACGACGTAGAATTAGCAAAGAAAAAAGCGGCGGCAGCAGCGAAAGCAAAAGCGGCAGCGCTAGCGAAACAAAAAGCAGCGGAGCAACCAGGCGCTGAAGAAAGTGAGTCGGACGACGTAGAATTAGCAAAGAAAAAAGCGGCAGCAGCGGCGAAAGCAAAAGCGGCAGCGCTAGCGAAACAAAAAGCAGCGGAGCAACCAGGCGCTGAAGAAAGTGAGTCGGACGACGTAGAATTGGCAAAGAAAAAAGCGGCAGCAGCGGCGAAAGCAAAAGCGGCGGCGCTAGCGAAACAAAAAGCTGCCGGACAAGCAGAAGGAGAAGAAAACGCTAGCGACGACATTGCACTGGCGAAGCAAAAAGCGATTGCGGCCGCGAAAGCAAAAGCCGCAGCACTAGCAAAACAAAAGGCATCAGCGCAAGGAGAAGGTGGCGAGGAGGACGTTGCGGCTGCGAAAGCAAAGGCAATTGCCGCCGCAAAAGCAAAAGCCGCGGCTGCAGCAAAAGCAAAAGCAGCTGGCGAAGCAGAAGCGCCGAAACAGTCGGAAGCCCCGTCGCCAAACCAGCCACTTCTTGATAAATACGTCAAAGTCATTAAAGAACATCTCGGCGAAGAAGTATTGGAAGATGCGTATATTAACCGTCTATCCAAAGATGTACCAACACTGGTGGCGAAAAAAGATACATACTTTAAAGTCGCCCAATTTTTAAAATATAACGAGCAGCTCGGTTTTGATTATTTATCGGAACTCCATGGAACAGATTTCCAAACACATATGGAAGTATACGTTCATTTATACTCTTATAAAAACAATCAGGCAGTCGCTTTAAAAGTGAAAATCGACCGAAACGAGCCGGAAATCGATTCGCTCGTTCCGCTTTGGCAAGGAGCGAACTGGCCGGAGTGCGAAGCGTACGATTTATTAGGCATTCGCTTTAACGGGCATCCAAACTTAATTCGCATTTTTTTAGGAGAACAATGGGTCGGCCACCCGCTCCGTAAAGACTACGTGCCGTATGATATGGAGGTGTAG
- the atpB gene encoding F0F1 ATP synthase subunit A gives MEHKAPIYEFLGLTFNMSNVLMITVTSVIVFLIAIAATRSLQLRPTGMQNFLEWVLDFVKGIINSTMDWHTGGRFLTLGATLIMYIFVANMLGLPFSVRVGDTLWWKSPTADPTITLTLAVMIVGLTHYYGIKLKGVKEYSLDYFKPMAFLFPLKLVEEFANTLTLGLRLYGNIFAGEILLGLLAGLGTSGVFGAVGAAIPMMVWQAFSIFVGCIQAFIFTMLTMVYMAHKVSQDH, from the coding sequence TTGGAACATAAAGCTCCGATTTATGAATTTCTTGGACTCACGTTTAATATGTCCAACGTTTTAATGATTACGGTCACGAGCGTAATCGTCTTCCTTATCGCCATCGCTGCGACACGATCGTTACAACTCCGCCCGACAGGAATGCAAAACTTCTTAGAATGGGTGCTTGATTTCGTCAAAGGAATCATCAACAGCACGATGGACTGGCATACCGGCGGTCGCTTTCTAACGCTTGGTGCGACGCTGATTATGTACATTTTCGTCGCCAACATGCTCGGTCTTCCATTTTCTGTTCGCGTCGGGGATACCCTTTGGTGGAAATCGCCAACAGCCGATCCGACGATTACGTTGACGCTTGCCGTCATGATTGTCGGTCTGACGCATTACTACGGTATTAAGCTTAAAGGGGTTAAGGAGTACAGCCTTGATTACTTTAAGCCAATGGCATTTTTGTTCCCGCTTAAGCTCGTCGAGGAGTTTGCCAATACGCTGACGTTAGGTTTGCGTCTTTACGGGAACATTTTTGCCGGTGAAATTTTGTTAGGCTTATTAGCTGGACTAGGGACAAGCGGAGTGTTCGGCGCAGTCGGCGCAGCCATTCCGATGATGGTTTGGCAAGCATTCAGTATTTTCGTCGGCTGTATCCAAGCATTTATTTTCACAATGTTAACAATGGTTTACATGGCACATAAAGTCAGCCAAGACCATTAA
- a CDS encoding F0F1 ATP synthase subunit delta, whose translation MNKEVVAKRYALALFQIAQQQQLLDRFEAEIRIVKQVFAAQPDFLAVLTHPKLSLDKKKALIKETFAALSVPVQNTLLLLLDRHRIDIVGSLADEFVALANEARGVAEAIVYSARPLSEAEKRALVDVFAKKVGKATLHIENIVDSSLIGGVKLRIGNRIYDGSVSGKLERLKRQLIG comes from the coding sequence ATGAACAAAGAAGTCGTAGCGAAACGGTATGCATTGGCTCTTTTTCAAATCGCTCAACAACAGCAGCTCCTTGATCGATTCGAAGCAGAAATTCGCATTGTCAAGCAAGTGTTTGCGGCTCAACCAGACTTTCTCGCTGTGTTAACCCATCCGAAGCTATCGCTTGACAAGAAAAAAGCGTTAATCAAAGAAACGTTTGCAGCATTGTCTGTTCCAGTGCAAAATACGTTGCTTTTATTGCTTGACCGCCATCGCATCGACATTGTGGGATCGCTTGCAGACGAATTTGTTGCGTTAGCGAATGAAGCTCGCGGCGTGGCGGAGGCGATCGTTTATTCGGCTCGTCCATTAAGCGAAGCTGAAAAACGAGCACTTGTGGATGTGTTTGCGAAAAAAGTTGGAAAAGCAACGCTTCATATCGAAAACATTGTCGATTCCTCGCTAATCGGCGGCGTGAAACTGCGCATTGGCAACCGCATTTACGACGGTAGCGTCAGCGGCAAACTAGAACGACTCAAACGTCAACTTATTGGCTGA
- a CDS encoding F0F1 ATP synthase subunit gamma produces MASLRDIKTRINSTKKTSQITKAMEMVSASKLHRAETNAKSFVPYMEKIQEVVANIALGSSSNHPMLVKRPVKKTGYLVITSDRGLAGAYNSNVLRTVYQTIRERHKSTDEYAIIAIGRIGLSFFNKRNIPVALHITGLPDQPSFADIKAIANQTVSMFADGTFDELYMYYNHFVSAIQQDVTERKLLPLTDLAAKTKRTSYEFEPSQEEILEVLLPQYAESLIYGALLDAKASEHAARMTAMKNATDNAKELIRTLTLSYNRARQAAITQEITEIVAGANALQ; encoded by the coding sequence TTGGCATCATTACGCGATATTAAGACACGAATTAACTCGACGAAAAAAACGAGCCAAATTACAAAAGCGATGGAGATGGTTTCCGCTTCGAAATTGCATCGGGCGGAAACGAACGCGAAATCGTTTGTTCCATATATGGAGAAAATTCAAGAAGTGGTCGCAAACATCGCTTTAGGTAGCTCAAGCAACCATCCGATGCTTGTGAAACGCCCAGTGAAAAAGACAGGCTATTTAGTCATTACATCGGACCGCGGGCTCGCTGGTGCTTATAACAGCAACGTCTTACGCACTGTTTATCAAACGATTCGCGAGCGCCACAAATCGACCGATGAATATGCGATCATCGCGATTGGTCGCATCGGCTTAAGCTTTTTCAACAAGCGGAACATCCCGGTGGCATTGCACATTACGGGGTTGCCAGACCAACCATCATTCGCTGATATTAAAGCGATTGCCAACCAAACGGTGAGCATGTTTGCCGACGGAACGTTTGATGAACTGTACATGTACTACAACCATTTCGTCAGCGCTATCCAGCAAGACGTGACAGAACGGAAGTTATTGCCGCTTACAGATTTGGCAGCAAAAACAAAACGGACATCATACGAGTTTGAGCCGTCGCAAGAAGAAATTTTAGAAGTGTTGTTGCCGCAATACGCAGAAAGCCTAATTTACGGCGCATTATTAGATGCGAAAGCAAGTGAGCACGCGGCGCGGATGACCGCGATGAAAAACGCGACCGACAATGCCAAAGAGCTCATTCGCACGCTTACGCTTTCTTACAATCGTGCCCGTCAGGCAGCAATTACGCAAGAAATTACGGAGATTGTGGCAGGAGCGAATGCCTTGCAATAG
- a CDS encoding NADH-quinone oxidoreductase subunit A, whose protein sequence is MTLLNVYLNNYLIVFVFLCLGILLPVVALTAGRFLRPHVPTAAKETTYESGIEPFHDSRVQFNVRYYMFALLFVIFDVETVFLYPWAVAYNHLGLFALIEMLIFVAMLVIGLVYAWKKKVLKWM, encoded by the coding sequence ATGACGTTGCTTAATGTGTACTTAAATAACTATTTAATTGTTTTTGTCTTTTTATGTTTAGGAATTTTGCTTCCGGTTGTGGCGTTGACAGCAGGTCGCTTCCTTCGGCCGCATGTGCCGACAGCAGCAAAAGAAACGACGTATGAAAGCGGAATTGAGCCGTTTCATGATTCGCGCGTGCAATTTAACGTACGCTATTATATGTTTGCGCTTTTGTTTGTCATTTTTGATGTCGAAACGGTCTTTTTATATCCGTGGGCGGTGGCGTATAACCATCTCGGCCTGTTTGCCCTTATTGAAATGTTAATTTTTGTGGCAATGCTTGTCATTGGGCTTGTGTATGCTTGGAAGAAGAAGGTGTTAAAATGGATGTGA
- the nuoH gene encoding NADH-quinone oxidoreductase subunit NuoH — MMEQLLHSAPSWTNVAIFFGLGTLLLLVVLGFVTYGILAERKVMGFMQGRIGPNQVGGRWGLLQTVADVLKLLLKEDTIPKAADKPLFIIAPVIAFAPAFMVLATLPFTDALQFADIGVGLLYYIAVSGLTTVGVVTGAWASNNKYALLGGMRAAAQMISYEIPLVMSVLGVILLTGSLNLNDIVEAQKHVWYIFVQPIGFLVFLVAAVAELNRTPFDLPEAESELVAGFHVEYSGFRWAFFMLAEYVYFFAMATLTTVLFLGGWQPVTFLGFIPGAVWFSLKFSLVVFVLIWFRSTFPRLRADQLMEFGWKVLLPVALVNIFLTALIKSVFF; from the coding sequence TTGATGGAACAATTGTTGCACTCGGCGCCGAGTTGGACGAATGTGGCGATCTTTTTTGGCCTTGGGACGCTGTTGTTGCTTGTTGTGTTAGGGTTTGTGACGTACGGCATTTTGGCAGAACGGAAAGTGATGGGCTTTATGCAAGGGCGGATCGGTCCGAACCAAGTCGGCGGACGGTGGGGGCTGTTGCAGACGGTCGCAGACGTCTTAAAGCTTTTATTAAAGGAAGATACGATTCCGAAAGCGGCCGATAAACCGTTATTTATTATCGCACCAGTCATTGCGTTCGCGCCGGCGTTTATGGTGTTGGCGACGCTGCCGTTTACAGATGCATTGCAGTTTGCCGATATTGGCGTTGGGTTGCTTTATTATATCGCTGTATCTGGGTTGACAACGGTTGGAGTGGTGACGGGTGCATGGGCGTCCAACAACAAATACGCACTTCTTGGCGGCATGCGGGCGGCAGCGCAAATGATTTCGTACGAAATTCCGCTCGTTATGTCCGTGCTCGGCGTTATTCTATTAACCGGAAGTTTAAATTTAAACGACATCGTCGAAGCGCAAAAACACGTATGGTACATTTTCGTGCAGCCCATTGGCTTTCTTGTCTTTTTAGTCGCAGCGGTTGCAGAGTTAAACCGGACGCCGTTTGACCTTCCGGAAGCAGAGTCGGAACTTGTCGCTGGCTTTCATGTCGAATATTCCGGCTTTCGCTGGGCGTTTTTTATGCTTGCGGAATACGTCTATTTCTTTGCGATGGCGACGCTCACGACCGTTCTCTTTTTAGGCGGCTGGCAGCCGGTCACGTTCCTTGGCTTTATTCCAGGAGCCGTTTGGTTCTCGTTAAAATTTAGCCTTGTTGTCTTCGTGCTCATTTGGTTCCGTTCGACGTTCCCACGGTTGCGTGCCGATCAGTTAATGGAATTCGGATGGAAGGTATTGCTTCCAGTCGCATTGGTCAATATTTTTCTTACAGCACTTATTAAAAGCGTATTCTTTTAA
- a CDS encoding NuoB/complex I 20 kDa subunit family protein, giving the protein MDVKLLNIPEEEMEELRRNVFLTTLEQLKAWARSNSLWPLTFGLACCAIEMMGVGSSHYDLDRFGSFFRTSPRQSDVMIVSGTVTKKMAPIVRRLYDQMPEPKWVIAMGSCATAGGPYVHSYCVVKGVDQIVPVDVYIPGCPPNPAALIYGINKLKEKIRYEAKTGKKVL; this is encoded by the coding sequence ATGGATGTGAAATTGTTAAATATACCGGAAGAAGAGATGGAAGAGTTGCGGCGCAACGTCTTTTTAACGACGCTCGAACAATTGAAGGCTTGGGCGAGAAGCAATTCGCTATGGCCACTAACGTTCGGGCTTGCTTGCTGTGCGATTGAAATGATGGGCGTCGGCTCGTCCCATTATGATTTAGACCGATTCGGTTCATTTTTCCGGACGTCTCCGCGCCAATCGGACGTGATGATTGTTTCGGGGACAGTAACGAAAAAAATGGCGCCAATCGTTCGCCGGTTGTATGATCAAATGCCGGAGCCGAAATGGGTTATTGCGATGGGTTCATGTGCGACGGCAGGTGGACCGTACGTCCATTCGTACTGCGTTGTCAAAGGGGTTGACCAAATTGTACCCGTTGACGTCTACATCCCAGGCTGTCCACCAAACCCAGCGGCATTAATTTATGGAATTAATAAATTAAAAGAAAAGATCCGTTATGAAGCGAAGACAGGAAAGAAGGTGCTGTAG
- the atpE gene encoding F0F1 ATP synthase subunit C produces the protein MNLIAAAIAVGLAALGAGIGNGLIVGRTVEGIARQPELRPVLQTTMFIGVALVEALPIIGVVISFIVMNR, from the coding sequence ATGAATTTAATTGCAGCTGCCATTGCAGTAGGTTTAGCAGCACTTGGTGCTGGTATTGGTAACGGTTTAATCGTCGGTCGTACAGTAGAAGGGATTGCACGTCAACCAGAATTGCGTCCTGTGCTACAAACAACCATGTTTATCGGGGTAGCGTTAGTCGAAGCGTTGCCAATCATCGGCGTCGTTATCTCATTCATCGTTATGAACCGATAA
- the atpA gene encoding F0F1 ATP synthase subunit alpha yields MSIRAEEISALIKKQIENYQSEIKVSDVGTVIQVGDGIARAHGLDNVMSGELVEFANGVMGMALNLEENNVGIVILGPYTDIKEGDEVRRTGRIMEVPVGEALIGRVVNPLGQPVDGLGPIETTETRPIESPAPGVMDRKSVHEPLQTGIKAIDALVPIGRGQRELIIGDRQTGKTSVAIDTILNQKDQNMICIYVAIGQKESTVRNVVETLRKHGALDYTIVVTASASQPAPLLFLAPYAGVTMGEYFMYNGKHVLVVYDDLSKQAAAYRELSLLLRRPPGREAYPGDVFYLHSRLLERAAKLSDAKGAGSLTALPFVETQAGDISAYIPTNVISITDGQIFLQSDLFFAGVRPAINAGLSVSRVGGAAQIKAMKKVSGTLRLDLAAYRELEAFAQFGSDLDKATQAKLARGARTVEVLKQGLHEPLPVEKQVAIIYALTRGFLDDIPVEDIRRFEKEFFAWLDQNGQHILEHIRTTKDLPSEEEFNQAIEDFKKTFVVSE; encoded by the coding sequence ATGAGCATCAGAGCTGAAGAAATTAGCGCGCTGATAAAAAAACAAATTGAAAACTATCAGTCCGAAATTAAAGTGAGCGATGTAGGTACAGTAATCCAAGTCGGTGACGGTATCGCGCGCGCTCATGGCCTTGATAACGTCATGTCAGGGGAGCTCGTGGAATTTGCAAACGGTGTCATGGGAATGGCGCTAAACTTAGAAGAAAACAACGTCGGTATCGTTATTTTAGGTCCATACACAGATATTAAAGAAGGTGACGAAGTGCGCCGTACAGGACGTATCATGGAAGTTCCTGTTGGCGAAGCATTAATTGGTCGCGTCGTTAACCCGTTAGGTCAGCCTGTAGATGGACTTGGCCCAATTGAAACAACAGAAACTCGTCCGATTGAAAGCCCAGCACCAGGAGTTATGGATCGTAAATCGGTACACGAGCCATTGCAAACAGGGATTAAAGCGATTGACGCTCTTGTACCAATCGGTCGTGGGCAGCGTGAGTTAATCATCGGTGACCGCCAAACAGGGAAAACCTCGGTCGCGATTGACACGATCTTAAACCAAAAAGATCAAAATATGATTTGTATTTACGTGGCGATCGGGCAAAAAGAATCAACGGTTCGTAACGTGGTGGAAACGTTGCGCAAACATGGTGCGCTTGACTACACAATCGTCGTCACAGCTTCTGCTTCCCAACCAGCGCCACTATTATTCTTAGCGCCATATGCGGGCGTAACGATGGGCGAATATTTCATGTATAACGGAAAACACGTGCTTGTCGTATACGACGATTTATCGAAACAAGCGGCTGCTTACCGCGAACTTTCGCTTCTATTACGTCGTCCGCCAGGTCGTGAAGCATATCCAGGGGACGTCTTCTACCTACACTCTCGTCTTTTAGAGCGTGCGGCAAAATTAAGCGACGCAAAAGGTGCAGGTTCATTAACGGCGTTACCATTCGTTGAAACGCAAGCAGGTGACATCTCTGCTTACATTCCAACGAACGTTATCTCGATTACAGATGGACAAATTTTCTTGCAATCCGACTTATTCTTCGCGGGCGTACGTCCAGCGATTAACGCAGGTCTTTCGGTATCACGCGTCGGTGGTGCGGCGCAAATTAAAGCGATGAAAAAAGTATCCGGTACGCTTCGTCTTGACTTAGCAGCATACCGTGAACTTGAAGCGTTCGCGCAATTTGGTTCCGACCTTGACAAAGCAACCCAAGCAAAACTTGCTCGCGGTGCGCGCACCGTTGAAGTATTGAAACAAGGCTTGCACGAGCCGCTACCAGTCGAAAAACAAGTAGCCATTATTTACGCGTTAACGCGCGGATTCCTAGACGACATTCCAGTTGAAGACATCCGTCGCTTTGAAAAAGAATTTTTCGCATGGCTTGACCAAAATGGTCAGCACATTCTTGAACATATTCGCACAACGAAAGATCTTCCAAGCGAAGAAGAGTTCAATCAAGCGATCGAAGACTTCAAGAAAACGTTTGTCGTTTCTGAATAA